In Spirosoma sp. KUDC1026, the sequence TTTTACGTAGTCCTTTCCGTTCGAGGTAGGCCGTAAAAATCATCCGGGCGGAATCTAAATTCGATTGAGTCGGCGCAGGCATATCCGGTTCCGATGGTTTTTGTGCAAAAATAAGACTTAAAAACTGGTTTTGGCGCACGAATGCGGCCACACCAGTAAATGGGCTGTTGGTTGTTTATAGAAAAACCAACGGCGGGGCTAATAAGTGCTAGTCGAAGCGCACGACTTCAAAGACACCCGAAACCCGCTCCAGCTTGCGCATCAGCGTTTCGAGGTGGCCCGTATCATGAACGTATAAACGGATATTTCCCTCGAAAATGCCGTCCGTCGAGTCAATCGTGACCGACCGCATGTTGATGTGTAGTTCGTTGCTGATCACCCGCGTTACGTCGTTGACCAGCCCCACCCGGTCGGTGCCTGTGATGCGTAGTCCCGCCAGGAAAGCCAGTTCTTTCTGGGACGTCCATTTGGCTTTGATGATTCGGTTGCCGTGATTCGACATCAGTTCAACGGCATTAGGACACGTAACGCGGTGAATCTTGATACCTTCGTTGATCGTCACGAAACCAAACACATCATCGCCCGAAATTGGGTTGCAGCATTTGGACAGCGTATAGTCGATCCGGTCCATATCCTCGCCAATCAGCAGCATATCGGCGTCCGCGCGTTCACCGTGGATCTTCTTTAGCTCTTTCACGAACGCCTTGGCATCGGGCAGGGCGTCGGTGTTGAGTTTATTGGCGCGGTTTTCCTTAGCTTCCTTGTCCGATTTGAACTTCTTCAGTTCCTGCACATCGATGTGGCCTTTACCCACCCGATAAAAGAAATCGTCCGTCGTTTTAGAGCCAAAATACGCCCGCAGCTGGTTCAGTACTTCGTTGGTCATCTCCACCCGCAGCACCCGCAGTTTCTTGGCAACCAGATCGCGCCCGTCGGTAACGTAGCGTTTGTTGTCTTCCTTGATCAAATCTTTGATCTTGGTTTTGGCCTTTGAGGTAACCACAAACCGCAGCCAGTCTTCGCTGGGTTTCTGCCGGTTCGACGTAATGACCTCAACCTGATCGCCGTTCTGCAGTACGTGACTCAGCGGAACCAGTGTATTGTTGACTTTGGCGGCCATACAGTGTGCGCCGATCTGCGTGTGAATGTCGAAGGCGAAGTCGAGCGCCGTTGCCCCCCGCTGCAGGACTTTCAGATCCCCTTTCGGGGTGAAGACAAAGACTTCTTCGCTGTAAAGGTTCGACCGGAAATCGTCCACGAACTCAATAGCGGCTTTCTTATCGCCACTACCCGCCGATTCGATCATATCGCGCACCTGGCTGATCCAGGTTTCGATCCCGGCACCGGTCTGGGTGTCGTTACCTTTGTATTTCCAGTGGGCCGCGTATCCTTTTTCGGCAATCTCGTTCATCCGCTCCGAACGAATCTGGACCTCTACCCACTGCCCGGACTTACTCATTACCGTCGTGTGCAATGATTCGTACCCGTTCGTACGTGGCGTACTGATCCAGTCTTTCAACCGGTCGGGATTTGGTTTGTAATGATCTGTTACGATTGAATACGCCCGCCAGCAGGCCGCTTTTTCCTGCTCCTGGGGTACGTTCATAATGACCCGAACGGCGAACAGATCATAAATTTCCTCGAACGGTTTATTCGATTTGTTAAGCTTATTCCAGATCGAATAAATCGATTTTGGCCGTCCTTTGATAACGTAGGCAAGTCCCGTTTCGGCCAGATCCTTATCGATGGGTTCGATAAACCGGTTGATGAACCGATCGCGGGAAAGCTTGGTTTCGCGCAGCTTCCGGGCAATGTCCTTGTAGGCTTCCGGCTCAACGTGTTTCAGGTACAAGTCTTCCAGCTCCGACTTAATGGCGTACAGGCCCAAACGGTGGGCCAGGGGCGCATAAATATAGATGGTTTCCGAAGCAATCTTGAGCTGCTTGTCGCGCGGCATCGAATCCAGCGTCCGCATATTATGCAGGCGGTCAGCCAGCTTTACCAGAATCACCCGTACGTCGTCCGAAAGCGTGAGTAGCATCTTGCGGAAGTTCTCCGCCTGCTGCGACGTACCGTATTCAAAGTAGCCCGAAATCTTAGTAAGCCCATCAATAATCCGGGCTACTTTGGGCCCAAAGGCCCGGTCAATATCAGCAATGGTGGTATCCGTATCTTCCACCACATCATGTAGCAGGGCCGCGACGATACTGGTGGGACCAAGCCCGATTTCCTCAACGGCAATCTGGGCGACGGCCAGCGGATGGTAGATGTATGGTTCTCCCGACCGGCGACGCATGTTTTTGTGCGCTTCGGCCGAGGTGTTAAAGGCTTTTTTTATCAGTTTGGCATCATCGCCCTTGAGAGAGGGTTTGGCAGCACGTAGCAGTCGTCGGTAGCGTTTAAGGATTTCCTGGCGCTCCTGCTCTAAATCAATGACAGGCTCTGGACTGGGGCGACGTTCGACGGCATTCATCATAGGGATCGCTAGCGGGTAATGGCAATTCGGTTGTAGTCGTACAACAAGTTAACACATTAATCGCCGTAATCTGATTACAGAATTGAGAAAAAATAAAACCTTTTAACAAAAGCCTTGCATTCCTGGAATTGCGTTGTACTTTTGCACCCTGTTAAGGCAGCAGCGCTGCTTTGATTTGGGAAAAGCGGGCGTGGCGAAATTGGTAGACGTGCCAGACTTAGGATCTGGTGCCGCGAGGCATGGGGGTTCGAGTCCCTCCGCCCGTACGAAGTTTTGAATGAGTGGATGAGTGAATGAGTGAATTGATTTAAGTCGTATTCCGGCTATTCACTCAATCAATCATTCGCTCATTCGCCATTTTAAACCGAGATAAACGTGGATATTACGTTAGAAAAAGCCAGCGAAACCAATGCTTCGCTGAAAATTACCCTGACGCCGGACGACTACAAGCCGGAGGTAGATAAGAAGCTGAAAGATTACGGCCGAAAGGTGCAGCTGAAAGGCTTCCGCCCCGGGCACGTACCGGCTTCGCTCGTTAAGAAAATGTACGGTAAAAGCATCCTGGTTGACGAAATCAACGCGATGCTGAGCAAAACCGTAAGCCAGTATATCCGCGAAAATAAATTACAGGTTGTTGGCGATCCTGTTCCCAACCGGGAACTGGCTGACGCTATCGACTGGGATAACCAAACCGATTTCGCGTTCAGCTACACGCTGGGTCTGGCTTCGGAATTTGATATTGATTTTGCCCAACTGCCCAGCGTAACCGACTACGAAATTCAGGCCGGTGACGCCGAAGTTGAGTCAACAATCGCTGATCTGCGTCAGCGGTTCCATACCCATACGCATGCTGATGAAGTAGGTGATGGCGACACCATCTACGGTGAACTGAAGCAGGTAAATACGCCAGAAGGCGCAGAAGCTGGTTTCTCGGCCAAAACGGCGTTCCCATTGAACCAGATGGCTGAAGAGACAAAAGGTCAGTTCATCGGTACGAAAAAAGGTGACGTAATTACGTTCCAGCTAGAGCAGGCGTTTCCGGATGAGAAAGCTCGGGCTACGGCTACGGGCGCACCGAAAGAAGATGCGGCTAACCTGACGGGTGAGTTTACGTTCGAAACGGACGACATCACGCGCCACGAACCTGCCGAACTGAATCAGGAGTTCTTTGATAAAGTACTGGGCGTAGGCGCTGTTTCGGACGAAGAGCAGTTCCGTTCGAAAGTAGCCGAAATCATAAAGAGCAACTACGAGCGGGAGTCGAATCAACTGCTGCGTCTCGACATCGAGAAAACGCTGCTGGACAATACCTCGATCCAACTGCCCGACGAGTTCCTGAAAAACTGGCTGCTGGAAGTAAACGAAGGGAAGTTTACGCCAGAGCAGGTTGAGGAGCAGTACGACGACTTCACGAAATCGGTGAAGCTGCAACTGATCAAAAACAAGATCGCTGAGCAGGCCGACATCAAAGTTGAGTTTGACGAAGTGCTGGGCGCAACCCGTGAGATGGTTCGGAACCAGTTCGGTTACATGGGTGGCGACAACGAGGAGATGAACGAAACGATTGATCGCATC encodes:
- a CDS encoding RelA/SpoT family protein, with the protein product MMNAVERRPSPEPVIDLEQERQEILKRYRRLLRAAKPSLKGDDAKLIKKAFNTSAEAHKNMRRRSGEPYIYHPLAVAQIAVEEIGLGPTSIVAALLHDVVEDTDTTIADIDRAFGPKVARIIDGLTKISGYFEYGTSQQAENFRKMLLTLSDDVRVILVKLADRLHNMRTLDSMPRDKQLKIASETIYIYAPLAHRLGLYAIKSELEDLYLKHVEPEAYKDIARKLRETKLSRDRFINRFIEPIDKDLAETGLAYVIKGRPKSIYSIWNKLNKSNKPFEEIYDLFAVRVIMNVPQEQEKAACWRAYSIVTDHYKPNPDRLKDWISTPRTNGYESLHTTVMSKSGQWVEVQIRSERMNEIAEKGYAAHWKYKGNDTQTGAGIETWISQVRDMIESAGSGDKKAAIEFVDDFRSNLYSEEVFVFTPKGDLKVLQRGATALDFAFDIHTQIGAHCMAAKVNNTLVPLSHVLQNGDQVEVITSNRQKPSEDWLRFVVTSKAKTKIKDLIKEDNKRYVTDGRDLVAKKLRVLRVEMTNEVLNQLRAYFGSKTTDDFFYRVGKGHIDVQELKKFKSDKEAKENRANKLNTDALPDAKAFVKELKKIHGERADADMLLIGEDMDRIDYTLSKCCNPISGDDVFGFVTINEGIKIHRVTCPNAVELMSNHGNRIIKAKWTSQKELAFLAGLRITGTDRVGLVNDVTRVISNELHINMRSVTIDSTDGIFEGNIRLYVHDTGHLETLMRKLERVSGVFEVVRFD
- the tig gene encoding trigger factor — its product is MDITLEKASETNASLKITLTPDDYKPEVDKKLKDYGRKVQLKGFRPGHVPASLVKKMYGKSILVDEINAMLSKTVSQYIRENKLQVVGDPVPNRELADAIDWDNQTDFAFSYTLGLASEFDIDFAQLPSVTDYEIQAGDAEVESTIADLRQRFHTHTHADEVGDGDTIYGELKQVNTPEGAEAGFSAKTAFPLNQMAEETKGQFIGTKKGDVITFQLEQAFPDEKARATATGAPKEDAANLTGEFTFETDDITRHEPAELNQEFFDKVLGVGAVSDEEQFRSKVAEIIKSNYERESNQLLRLDIEKTLLDNTSIQLPDEFLKNWLLEVNEGKFTPEQVEEQYDDFTKSVKLQLIKNKIAEQADIKVEFDEVLGATREMVRNQFGYMGGDNEEMNETIDRIARNYLMDDKNNGQNYTSLFNQVYDDKVIEYAKTQLTIVTQDITVDEFKALVENR